The Helianthus annuus cultivar XRQ/B chromosome 16, HanXRQr2.0-SUNRISE, whole genome shotgun sequence genome includes a window with the following:
- the LOC110914986 gene encoding E2F-associated phosphoprotein → MSQQKEDAVLNESIDSEEKEKNQDQTVEETVVSDDDIIDYSVKPEFYDPKLDDKDQLWVQKKKKGQYSDAVLSCPACFTTLCLECQRHEKYVTQYRAVFVVNCKVKKGQVSDKGSLKRKRVRKGAGGGSGGGDESFSPVCCSVCETEVGVIDDDEIYHFFNVLPSEC, encoded by the exons ATGTCGCAACAGAAGGAAGATGCAGTTTTAAATGAATCCATTGATagtgaagaaaaagaaaaaaatcaagaTCAAACTGTCGAGGAAACAGTTG TTTCAGATGATGACATCATTGACTATTCGGTTAAACCCGAGTTCTATGACCCAAAGCTTGACGATAAAGACCAATTGTGggttcaaaagaaaaagaagggtCAATATTCCGATGCAGTGCTTAGCTGTCCCGCGTGTTTTACAACCCTATGCCTCGAGTGCCAAAG GCATGAAAAATATGTGACACAATACCGAGCTGTTTTTGTGGTAAATTGCAAGGTTAAAAAGGGGCAAGTGTCAGATAAAGGAAGTTTGAAAAGGAAAAGAGTTAGAAAAGGTGCCGGTGGCGGTTCAGGTGGTGGTGATGAGTCGTTTAGTCCTGTTTGTTGCTCGGTTTGTGAGACTGAGGTTGGGGTTATTGATGATGATGAGATCTACCATTTCTTTAATGTTCTTCCTAGTGAGTGTTAG